From the Alloalcanivorax dieselolei B5 genome, one window contains:
- a CDS encoding filamentous haemagglutinin family protein, with protein sequence MKIAASPRDVSSSARRRYRRIRLKPLTQAIALALMVGNAEAGSRPFSAQWFDSMRESRAEHTQRPASRPHQPPPLAQQQHGREVRQSFERMTRTAASIAAQQAAARAAAEAAAANVPNGLGQGGLQVDTDALTAGWHNAEAPRQSQDGDRTRVTIKQTDKKAILNWETFNVGQDTTVRFDQSGGNRDGGNDWSALNRVNDPNGRPSEIAGQIKAEGAVYLINRNGIVFHGGSQVNVRNLVASSLSLSDEQFEAGINTPLYFEKTGGGHFGIPQFGAYPDQAGSLYSGLHDEGQPARFEPGEAPGEVIIRKGARIESRDGGKIMAFGPKVENHGTLFAPDGQVILAAGENIWLAESVDPLQVRGLDVAASAPAPWAFGHGQMMGALGIGRVVGAQREFVEGIRDEVMPAMQQRAAEVGYAVTNTGLVSADRGNITMVSREVNQDGALMASTALDNRNGSIRLQAFGQGMLSHSTSLEGTPVVHWAAGRLTLGEGSLTRVLPDAGDLDEIELSALETRYQTSRVELQGKEVDIRPRADVYVPAGEIDLRAAELPFYLNSVVNSGSDSDYAGDGSRILIGEDAYLSVAGLTDVSVEMARNFVEAELRINELRDSPLQAGSWLYGRTITVDRRDSGLFRSGVMAGVLWNKDENGADAPGLWVGTPLADVSGWVGTGSTDLAELSTIGGRINIQAGGDVITRAGSILDVSGGSVRYEGGWNQSTVLLGADGRRYDIANADPGILYQGIAGEYASEHARWGVTRRWMNPLVRGYRYENAYTEGRAGGAIEIRSGSGMVLEGGYRGGVVLGERQRGLGDAPKGGTLELGGVSLEDRKWSPGRVVVGGNPVRLGDDFDFDSPLGGDFVDVPDPDEPFNFRMRTTYLDSATLEESGLGEIIINMSNDFTLEEGTSMNLTPGSRFYARGNLSKDQAADVRINGAIHIAGGEILISSDGDGEMVLGANSVLDTSGQWINEFLQPENARVVVDGGSVRLINGVSSAMTVEDGAVIDVSGGGLVTVKDGGQRTLTVGDAGRVQLDRVDSDSVERLDMRAYAAGSAGTLDIATHLPVWLQGSQGDEEGIFYLPEHLYAASGFGSIRVFSRSTEGLTVAADADVELRPVHLDMSRIAWSELSTGTDLADAVPLGVLRPEQRAERAPASLVLEADAPVRVEQGARLAVDIGGRLEVLSTTSGRTGHLEMGGTLVAPGGDIRLAASGGELVLSDSARLLAPGASLVYVETNTGRRVGKVLDGGEVDVSDAGFVTMAEGAVIDVSGTREWIDGAGGRNPVVLASDGGRVNFSGIGLLAGTVRTDAGGATAQDGEIHVRVRPAEGTSLLDTLAGVLAFADPGCYGLEGNACDYANWEDALDIDWAPLLGIDSEQPITLPSAFIKTLAAAEGRSGGLVISETASGGETAAETVRPADFGITEETLDVFRDRLLWGSDALRQELAPGQTLAIRPSLLNGAGEVHLSVDSGAIKLGGVSLSATSALHIDGTLDRGDGGGATLTAPRVVLSGSYDGGLDDLSDPRASDRLLLDAELIDVVGGNYIGGFADTVLQAETVRFSEAQAQLSTPGALRLRADSIYPDSGTEAIIYSRERLALERYRGGPAAVPLSAGGALRLQAPVIDHNGVLRAPFGQIELVAGDSLTLGGQSLTSVSGAGVVVPYGELSNGEHWLDPTRPPGTGDAEHYLAAPPEKRILMDSDQVTLAEGAVIDLSGGGDLHAAEFVPGPGGSHDVLTLPGMYAALPGYDGPAPGVEEPVRRVWLQGGGLEAGWYTLLPARYALLPGAFAVQATDIPWLGGEGKVAPQRDGSVIVAGREGRRYGPGEDEVPSVWRVMSGDVVRQYTEYNEALANTFFSSEQFALTRYRLTGNDIVVPRLPRDGGAVVFDAGQRLRLDGELRSQADTGGRGGLVDISSARIAVVGAGQDRADLTAGGYLILDSDDLSAFGAGSLLLGGTRRGDDQGVRVDVTASEILVRNDEESALRGPEIILAASDTVTLEDGGVIVAEGDAGGGAEDLLVSPREAAQYQDPDGQLDDNFDGVIDELDAADDIFVAPARDWGALVRVSTGPAVRVRREGVDTHAPGVVDIGANARLAGGAALLIDATRTTNLAASARLAGEELSVAAGRIGFGGGGEGLILDQNSLARFAQSRRLTLRSYSSFDFHRSVALDAAGLEWVTLDGAALVGHGDQGISLRADTIALRNTGGGTPVMSGSGTGRLSLDAGVLRLEDGDKSLAGFDTVDIRARDYVLAVGEGDLRAATNTLTLDAPVVTGASGAIHSLGTDGRLRLIASSAMGDDMPMNHLGAQLSLEGRSVDIAGRVIARGGSVSVHSTGGDLVLAESAVVSVAGAARYFFDHAEDAGAGEIRLSALGGDVRLDAGSQLDLSAEGAGDAGTLTVAAADGGSVRLDGDMNARAGGSGRAGAFSLDIDTLADFAGFSERLNQAGFNRSREFRIRQGDVVLDGQTRVESLRVTADAGQVRVAGTVDARARYGGEVNINAGNGIAMESGAVLLAGATGDLGSGRVMLDAVGGVLDLRGGVIDVSGGERGKVRLRADRNAANTDLAVEHLDVEVVGARQAVLEGLRRYHSDSVSAVRDLVVTEANAFAANAGAIGQRLGNDDFMVMPGVEIHSDGDLRVGMDWNLHDDFAGARSGSLILRAAGDLIVDGHLSDGFGRADRAGEQLADVSWDLNLIAGADLTSADRLALRSSGDNGDLTVGTVDADTGEAQGKMVRTGSGDIAVRVAGDLMLEDAGSAIYTAGRRDTTAWDDFTTARDGASYGIEGGHLSVVAGGSIQAQPSDQSFVDWIKRQGNVNEGFYYGVAPPFLSAPEQPSWWVDYGAFEQGLGTLGGGNLSVRAGGDLNDLRVALTTNMRMRGGRTADERKLMEVRNGGALSVEAGGAIRGGHYYLARGEGRINAATTAEGRSVTVSYTDDRPQKSYDLAPVVSLGDSQLIVRTSSDLRLQSVVDPLLVRDYRGITESREDFGAYMSGYTDRTSLDLVSVGGDVTLVNQGEFIFRDVTLGHASYPDVELVGIGANRYPAMTRVAALNGDIHLHDLMWLLPARQSDFRLLAAGDITSTNPNRGNNDSSVVMARATPEMMPNPYLPVGGDGYPLQINLDAVLRNQYNGYLSGTHDGYYQELGNPDVLPMIGDDQPSLIYAAGGSIQNLDVFASEALWARAGTDIRAISLYGRNLHATDTTWIDAGNDIVATSASNWRNQVIQEGPGALLLSAGRDIYADRIALITQGNRAYDYNNRPIPDSEVRGLPEQGASVTLMAGLRGEPRYEAFLDAYLDPERMAEMPDYLTATLDDGTRVPLYWLERTEVRGDHEKVVQRGLVSYVREVTGETLAPMAAWERFQGLPELARNAFLQRIFLLELREAGRDQNVPGVDDQPLNGGYNRGYAAIKTLFPGSEWDGDVAANSLTVRTMSGGDINVLTPGGGLQVAALGVTVPDGEGLVTLGSGHINVFAHDDVVVNRSRLLSFVADQSRQGSDQIIWATEGDIDAGRGAKTVRLPSAPEVVTDADANTIMRERPDMSGSGIGTVGDGDVDLIAPKGTVNAGDAGIRVAGNLNVAAYRVVNVDNIEVGGESSGLPPVISVNVGALTAASQAAGSAQRAAEEVTRRTPRRPPSVISVEILGYGQERLEPQPRPSPVPAPPLSYNPNSAIRVIGDGDLSPQQRRELTMEERRRL encoded by the coding sequence ATGAAGATTGCCGCCTCGCCTCGTGATGTTTCCTCTTCCGCCCGCCGTCGTTATCGGCGTATTCGTCTCAAACCCCTGACACAGGCGATCGCGCTGGCGCTGATGGTGGGCAATGCCGAAGCGGGGTCTCGGCCATTCAGCGCGCAATGGTTCGATTCCATGAGAGAGAGCCGGGCCGAGCATACCCAACGTCCGGCCAGCCGCCCCCATCAGCCGCCGCCGCTGGCGCAACAGCAGCATGGTCGGGAAGTGCGGCAATCGTTCGAACGGATGACGAGGACGGCTGCTTCCATTGCGGCGCAGCAGGCCGCCGCCCGCGCTGCCGCCGAGGCCGCGGCCGCGAATGTGCCCAACGGCCTGGGGCAAGGTGGTCTGCAAGTGGACACCGATGCCTTGACCGCCGGCTGGCATAACGCCGAAGCGCCACGGCAAAGCCAGGATGGAGACCGTACCCGGGTGACCATCAAACAGACCGACAAGAAAGCCATCCTCAACTGGGAAACCTTCAACGTGGGGCAGGACACCACGGTGCGCTTCGATCAGAGCGGCGGCAACCGGGATGGTGGCAACGACTGGTCGGCCCTGAACCGGGTCAACGACCCCAATGGCCGGCCCAGTGAAATCGCCGGCCAGATCAAGGCGGAAGGGGCGGTCTATCTGATTAACCGCAACGGCATCGTGTTCCATGGTGGCAGTCAGGTGAATGTGCGCAATCTGGTGGCCTCCAGTCTGAGTTTGTCCGACGAGCAATTCGAAGCCGGCATCAACACGCCGTTGTACTTTGAAAAAACCGGTGGCGGCCATTTCGGTATCCCCCAGTTCGGCGCCTATCCGGATCAGGCCGGCAGCCTCTACAGCGGCTTGCATGACGAAGGCCAGCCGGCGCGGTTTGAACCCGGCGAAGCGCCCGGTGAAGTGATCATCCGCAAGGGCGCCCGCATCGAGTCCCGCGACGGCGGCAAGATCATGGCGTTCGGTCCCAAGGTGGAAAACCACGGGACGCTTTTCGCCCCGGATGGTCAGGTGATCCTGGCCGCCGGCGAGAACATCTGGCTGGCGGAGTCGGTGGACCCGCTGCAAGTGCGAGGGCTCGATGTGGCGGCGTCGGCTCCGGCGCCCTGGGCGTTTGGCCATGGCCAGATGATGGGGGCCCTGGGCATTGGCCGGGTGGTGGGGGCGCAGCGCGAGTTCGTCGAGGGGATTCGCGACGAGGTGATGCCGGCCATGCAGCAACGCGCCGCGGAGGTGGGCTACGCGGTCACCAACACCGGTCTGGTCAGCGCCGACCGTGGCAACATCACGATGGTTTCCCGGGAGGTCAATCAAGATGGCGCGCTGATGGCGTCCACTGCTCTGGATAACCGCAATGGCAGTATCCGTCTGCAAGCGTTCGGCCAGGGCATGCTCAGCCACAGCACGTCGCTTGAAGGGACGCCGGTGGTGCATTGGGCGGCGGGCAGACTCACCCTGGGCGAAGGCAGTTTGACCCGGGTGCTGCCGGATGCCGGGGACCTCGACGAGATTGAACTCTCCGCCCTGGAAACCCGTTATCAGACCAGCCGGGTGGAACTGCAGGGCAAGGAAGTGGATATCCGTCCGCGCGCTGATGTTTATGTGCCGGCGGGGGAAATCGACCTGCGTGCCGCTGAACTGCCGTTCTATCTCAACAGCGTGGTCAATTCCGGCAGTGACAGCGATTACGCCGGTGACGGCAGCCGTATCCTTATCGGTGAGGACGCCTATCTGAGCGTGGCCGGGCTCACCGATGTGAGCGTGGAAATGGCGCGGAATTTCGTCGAGGCGGAACTGCGTATCAATGAACTGCGCGATTCGCCGCTGCAGGCGGGCTCCTGGCTCTATGGCCGCACCATTACCGTGGATCGGCGCGACAGCGGCTTGTTCCGCAGCGGTGTTATGGCCGGCGTGCTCTGGAACAAGGATGAAAACGGCGCCGATGCGCCCGGTCTCTGGGTGGGCACGCCGCTGGCCGATGTCAGTGGTTGGGTCGGCACTGGCAGCACCGATCTGGCGGAACTGTCCACCATTGGTGGCCGCATCAACATTCAAGCCGGCGGCGATGTCATTACCCGCGCGGGCTCCATCCTGGATGTGTCTGGTGGCTCGGTGCGTTACGAAGGGGGGTGGAACCAGTCCACCGTGCTGTTGGGAGCGGATGGCCGACGCTACGATATCGCCAATGCTGATCCGGGGATCCTGTATCAGGGTATCGCCGGAGAATACGCCAGCGAGCATGCCCGCTGGGGGGTGACCCGTCGCTGGATGAATCCGCTGGTGCGTGGCTACCGCTACGAAAACGCCTACACCGAGGGTCGTGCCGGTGGTGCCATCGAGATTCGCTCCGGTTCCGGCATGGTGCTGGAAGGGGGCTATCGCGGTGGGGTCGTGCTGGGTGAGCGCCAGCGTGGCCTGGGGGACGCGCCCAAGGGCGGTACTCTGGAACTGGGCGGCGTCAGTCTCGAGGACCGTAAATGGTCCCCCGGTCGGGTCGTGGTGGGCGGGAATCCGGTGCGTCTCGGTGACGATTTTGATTTTGACTCCCCGTTGGGCGGGGACTTCGTCGATGTTCCCGATCCGGACGAACCGTTCAACTTCCGCATGCGCACCACCTACCTGGACTCGGCGACACTGGAGGAATCCGGGCTGGGCGAAATCATCATCAACATGAGCAATGATTTCACCCTTGAGGAAGGCACGTCCATGAACCTGACCCCGGGTAGCCGCTTCTACGCCCGGGGTAACCTGTCCAAGGATCAGGCTGCCGACGTGCGCATCAATGGCGCCATTCATATCGCCGGAGGGGAGATCCTGATTAGCTCCGATGGTGACGGTGAAATGGTACTTGGCGCCAATAGTGTGCTGGACACCAGCGGGCAGTGGATCAACGAATTCCTGCAACCGGAAAATGCCCGGGTGGTAGTGGACGGCGGCTCCGTGCGACTGATCAATGGCGTCAGCAGTGCCATGACCGTGGAAGACGGCGCCGTCATTGACGTGTCCGGCGGCGGCCTGGTGACGGTCAAGGACGGCGGGCAACGGACCCTGACCGTGGGCGATGCCGGCCGGGTGCAACTGGATCGCGTGGACAGTGACTCGGTGGAGCGGCTGGATATGCGGGCCTACGCCGCCGGTTCCGCGGGCACGTTGGATATCGCCACCCATTTGCCGGTATGGCTGCAAGGTTCGCAAGGGGATGAGGAGGGCATCTTCTATCTGCCGGAGCATCTTTATGCCGCCAGCGGTTTCGGCAGTATTCGCGTGTTCAGCCGGTCCACCGAAGGGCTCACTGTCGCCGCCGACGCGGACGTCGAACTCAGGCCCGTGCATCTGGATATGAGCCGGATCGCCTGGAGCGAACTGTCCACCGGCACCGATCTGGCCGACGCGGTGCCCCTTGGCGTGCTGCGGCCCGAACAAAGGGCGGAACGTGCGCCGGCTTCACTGGTGCTGGAGGCCGACGCCCCGGTACGGGTGGAGCAGGGCGCTCGTCTGGCGGTGGATATCGGCGGCCGTCTGGAAGTGCTGAGTACAACGTCAGGCCGCACCGGCCATCTGGAAATGGGCGGCACCCTGGTCGCGCCGGGAGGAGACATCCGCTTGGCGGCCTCCGGAGGCGAATTGGTGTTGAGCGACAGCGCCCGCCTGCTGGCCCCGGGGGCTTCGCTGGTGTACGTGGAAACGAACACCGGCCGTCGCGTCGGCAAGGTGCTCGACGGCGGCGAGGTGGACGTGTCCGACGCCGGTTTCGTCACCATGGCCGAAGGGGCGGTGATTGATGTGTCCGGTACCCGGGAATGGATCGACGGGGCCGGAGGCCGTAATCCGGTGGTATTGGCCAGCGATGGCGGGCGCGTGAACTTCAGCGGCATCGGCTTGCTGGCGGGGACGGTGCGAACCGATGCTGGCGGCGCCACCGCCCAAGACGGTGAGATCCATGTCCGGGTCCGTCCCGCCGAGGGCACGTCGCTGTTGGATACGCTGGCGGGCGTGTTGGCGTTCGCCGACCCCGGGTGCTACGGGCTGGAAGGCAATGCCTGCGATTACGCGAACTGGGAAGACGCCCTGGATATCGATTGGGCGCCGCTGCTGGGGATTGATTCCGAGCAACCGATTACCCTGCCATCGGCGTTCATCAAGACGCTGGCCGCCGCCGAGGGACGCAGTGGCGGTCTGGTGATTTCCGAGACCGCATCCGGTGGTGAAACCGCCGCGGAAACCGTTCGCCCGGCCGACTTCGGCATCACCGAGGAAACGCTGGATGTGTTCCGTGACCGCCTGCTGTGGGGGTCGGATGCGTTGCGCCAGGAGCTGGCGCCCGGGCAGACCTTGGCGATTCGGCCGTCGTTGTTGAATGGCGCCGGCGAAGTGCACCTGTCGGTCGACAGCGGCGCGATCAAGCTGGGCGGGGTGTCGCTGTCCGCCACCTCGGCCCTTCATATCGATGGCACCCTGGATCGCGGGGACGGCGGTGGCGCTACTCTGACGGCGCCGCGCGTGGTGCTGTCCGGCAGTTACGACGGCGGCCTGGACGATCTGTCCGATCCTCGGGCCAGCGACCGATTGCTGCTGGACGCGGAACTGATCGACGTCGTCGGTGGCAATTATATTGGCGGCTTCGCCGATACCGTGCTGCAGGCCGAAACGGTCCGCTTTTCCGAAGCGCAGGCGCAACTAAGTACCCCGGGTGCGCTGCGCCTGCGGGCGGACAGCATTTACCCGGACAGTGGCACGGAAGCCATCATTTACAGCCGCGAGCGGTTGGCACTGGAGCGCTATCGGGGCGGCCCCGCCGCCGTGCCGTTGTCCGCCGGTGGCGCGCTCCGGCTGCAGGCGCCGGTGATTGATCATAACGGCGTGTTGCGGGCACCGTTCGGGCAAATCGAACTGGTGGCCGGCGACAGCCTGACGCTGGGCGGGCAGAGTCTGACGTCGGTCTCCGGCGCTGGTGTCGTGGTGCCTTACGGGGAATTGTCCAACGGCGAGCACTGGCTGGATCCCACCCGGCCGCCCGGCACCGGTGATGCCGAACACTATCTGGCCGCGCCTCCGGAAAAACGCATCCTGATGGACTCCGACCAGGTCACGCTGGCGGAAGGGGCGGTGATCGACCTGAGTGGCGGCGGGGATCTGCACGCCGCCGAGTTCGTGCCCGGTCCCGGCGGGTCCCATGATGTGCTGACCTTGCCAGGGATGTACGCGGCGTTGCCCGGGTACGACGGACCGGCTCCGGGGGTGGAGGAGCCGGTACGCCGGGTATGGCTGCAGGGCGGCGGCCTGGAAGCAGGCTGGTACACCTTGCTGCCCGCGCGCTATGCGTTGCTGCCTGGGGCCTTCGCGGTGCAGGCCACGGATATCCCGTGGCTGGGCGGCGAGGGCAAGGTGGCGCCCCAGCGGGATGGCTCCGTGATTGTCGCCGGCCGCGAAGGGCGTCGCTATGGTCCCGGTGAGGACGAGGTCCCGTCGGTGTGGCGGGTGATGTCCGGTGACGTGGTGCGCCAATACACCGAATACAATGAAGCCCTGGCCAACACCTTCTTCTCCTCGGAGCAGTTCGCGCTGACCCGCTACCGGCTCACCGGCAACGACATCGTGGTGCCGCGCCTGCCTCGTGACGGCGGTGCGGTGGTGTTCGATGCCGGCCAAAGGCTGCGACTGGACGGGGAACTGCGTTCCCAGGCGGATACGGGGGGGCGCGGTGGCCTGGTGGACATTTCCAGCGCCCGAATCGCAGTGGTCGGCGCCGGGCAGGACCGGGCCGATCTCACCGCCGGTGGCTATCTGATTCTCGACAGCGATGATTTGTCGGCGTTTGGTGCCGGCAGCCTGTTGCTGGGCGGTACCCGGCGTGGCGATGACCAGGGGGTCCGGGTTGATGTCACCGCCAGCGAGATTCTGGTCCGCAATGACGAAGAATCGGCTCTGCGTGGACCGGAGATCATTCTCGCCGCCAGCGACACCGTCACCCTGGAAGACGGAGGGGTGATCGTTGCCGAAGGCGATGCCGGCGGCGGTGCGGAAGATTTGCTGGTCAGCCCGCGGGAGGCCGCGCAGTACCAGGATCCGGATGGCCAGTTGGATGACAACTTTGATGGCGTCATCGACGAGCTGGACGCCGCCGATGATATCTTCGTCGCCCCGGCCCGGGATTGGGGGGCGCTGGTGCGGGTTTCCACGGGCCCGGCGGTCCGGGTTCGCCGGGAGGGGGTCGACACCCATGCCCCGGGGGTGGTGGACATCGGCGCCAACGCGCGCCTGGCCGGTGGTGCCGCGCTGTTGATCGACGCCACCCGCACCACCAACTTGGCCGCGTCCGCGCGGCTGGCCGGGGAAGAGCTTTCGGTGGCCGCCGGCCGTATCGGCTTCGGCGGTGGTGGTGAAGGTCTGATTCTGGATCAGAACAGTCTGGCGCGCTTCGCTCAATCACGCCGGCTGACCCTGCGCAGTTACTCCTCGTTTGACTTCCATCGCTCGGTGGCGCTGGACGCCGCCGGCCTGGAATGGGTGACGCTGGACGGCGCCGCCCTGGTCGGACATGGCGATCAGGGCATCAGCCTGCGCGCCGATACCATCGCCTTGCGCAATACTGGCGGTGGTACGCCGGTGATGTCCGGCTCCGGCACGGGGCGGTTGTCCCTGGATGCCGGTGTGCTGCGTCTGGAGGATGGCGACAAATCCCTGGCCGGTTTCGACACCGTGGATATCCGGGCCCGGGACTATGTGCTCGCGGTGGGAGAGGGGGACCTGCGCGCCGCCACCAATACCTTGACCCTGGATGCACCGGTGGTGACCGGCGCCAGTGGCGCCATCCACAGCCTTGGCACCGATGGCCGGTTGCGGCTGATAGCGTCGTCCGCCATGGGCGATGACATGCCGATGAACCACCTGGGGGCGCAACTGAGCCTGGAAGGGCGCAGCGTGGACATCGCCGGTCGGGTGATCGCCAGAGGCGGATCCGTGTCGGTGCACAGTACCGGTGGCGATCTGGTGCTGGCGGAAAGCGCTGTGGTTTCCGTGGCGGGGGCCGCGCGCTACTTTTTTGATCATGCCGAGGACGCCGGAGCCGGAGAGATTCGCCTGTCCGCCCTGGGAGGCGATGTGCGTCTCGACGCGGGCAGTCAACTGGATCTGAGTGCCGAGGGGGCCGGTGACGCCGGCACTCTGACAGTAGCCGCGGCGGACGGCGGCAGCGTCAGGCTGGACGGTGACATGAATGCCCGGGCCGGTGGCAGTGGCCGCGCCGGGGCGTTTTCTCTGGATATCGATACGCTGGCGGATTTCGCCGGTTTCAGCGAGCGTCTCAACCAGGCCGGTTTCAATCGGTCCCGGGAATTCCGTATTCGTCAGGGCGATGTGGTACTGGATGGTCAAACCCGGGTGGAAAGCCTGCGGGTTACCGCCGATGCCGGGCAGGTGCGTGTCGCCGGCACCGTGGACGCGCGCGCCCGCTATGGCGGTGAGGTGAATATCAACGCCGGCAATGGCATCGCCATGGAGAGTGGCGCGGTGTTGCTGGCCGGCGCCACCGGGGATCTGGGCAGTGGCCGGGTGATGTTGGACGCGGTGGGCGGTGTGCTGGATCTGCGGGGTGGCGTGATCGATGTCTCCGGTGGTGAGCGCGGCAAGGTGCGGTTGCGTGCCGATCGCAATGCCGCCAATACCGACCTGGCCGTCGAGCACCTTGACGTCGAAGTCGTGGGCGCACGGCAAGCGGTGCTCGAGGGGCTGCGACGTTATCACAGTGATTCGGTGAGCGCCGTACGTGATCTGGTGGTGACGGAAGCCAACGCTTTCGCCGCCAATGCCGGCGCCATCGGCCAGCGTCTGGGCAATGACGACTTCATGGTGATGCCCGGTGTGGAAATTCACAGTGACGGTGATTTGCGTGTCGGCATGGACTGGAACCTGCACGATGACTTTGCCGGAGCCCGAAGCGGCAGCCTGATTCTGCGCGCCGCCGGCGACCTGATCGTTGACGGCCACCTCAGTGATGGCTTCGGCCGTGCCGATCGTGCCGGCGAACAGCTGGCGGACGTGTCCTGGGATCTGAACCTGATTGCCGGGGCCGATCTGACCTCGGCGGATCGGCTGGCACTGCGATCCTCCGGAGACAACGGCGACCTGACCGTGGGGACGGTGGATGCGGACACCGGTGAGGCGCAAGGGAAAATGGTCCGCACCGGTAGCGGCGATATCGCCGTGCGGGTGGCCGGTGACCTGATGCTGGAAGACGCCGGCTCGGCGATTTATACCGCCGGACGCCGGGACACCACCGCATGGGATGACTTCACTACCGCCCGGGACGGGGCCAGCTACGGCATCGAAGGGGGGCATCTGTCCGTGGTGGCTGGTGGCAGCATCCAGGCGCAGCCCTCGGACCAGAGTTTCGTCGACTGGATCAAGCGGCAGGGCAACGTCAACGAAGGGTTCTATTATGGTGTGGCACCGCCCTTCCTGTCGGCACCGGAGCAACCCAGCTGGTGGGTGGATTACGGTGCCTTTGAGCAGGGGCTGGGCACGCTGGGGGGCGGCAACCTGAGCGTCCGCGCCGGCGGTGATCTCAATGACCTGAGGGTGGCGCTCACCACCAACATGCGCATGCGTGGCGGCCGTACGGCGGACGAACGCAAACTCATGGAAGTGCGCAATGGCGGCGCGCTTTCCGTGGAAGCCGGCGGAGCAATCCGGGGTGGCCACTACTATCTGGCTCGAGGAGAGGGGCGCATCAACGCCGCCACCACCGCGGAAGGGCGCTCCGTGACGGTGTCCTACACCGATGATCGTCCCCAGAAAAGCTATGATCTGGCGCCGGTTGTGTCCTTGGGGGATTCACAGTTGATCGTGCGGACCAGCTCCGATCTGCGCCTGCAAAGCGTGGTGGATCCGCTGTTGGTGCGAGATTACCGGGGCATTACCGAATCCCGCGAAGACTTCGGCGCCTATATGTCCGGCTATACCGATCGCACCAGCCTGGATCTGGTCTCCGTGGGCGGCGACGTCACTCTGGTCAATCAGGGCGAGTTCATTTTCCGCGATGTGACCCTGGGGCACGCGTCGTACCCGGATGTCGAATTGGTGGGAATAGGCGCCAACCGTTACCCGGCGATGACCCGGGTGGCGGCCCTGAACGGTGACATTCACCTGCACGACTTGATGTGGCTGCTGCCGGCCCGGCAAAGCGATTTCCGGCTGCTGGCGGCAGGCGACATCACGTCCACCAATCCGAACCGGGGCAACAACGACTCTTCAGTGGTCATGGCGCGCGCCACGCCGGAAATGATGCCCAATCCCTACCTGCCGGTGGGCGGTGACGGCTACCCGTTGCAGATCAACCTGGATGCGGTCCTGCGCAACCAATACAACGGTTATCTGAGCGGCACCCACGATGGCTATTACCAGGAATTGGGCAACCCCGATGTTCTGCCGATGATCGGTGATGATCAGCCGAGTCTGATTTACGCGGCCGGGGGCTCGATCCAGAATCTGGACGTGTTTGCCTCCGAAGCGCTGTGGGCCCGTGCCGGTACCGACATCCGTGCTATCTCGCTCTATGGACGCAACCTGCACGCCACCGACACCACCTGGATCGATGCCGGCAACGACATCGTCGCCACGTCCGCTTCAAACTGGCGTAATCAGGTGATACAGGAAGGGCCGGGTGCGCTGTTGTTGTCGGCGGGACGGGATATTTACGCTGATCGCATCGCTCTCATCACCCAGGGCAATCGTGCCTATGACTATAACAATCGTCCGATCCCGGACAGTGAAGTGCGTGGCTTGCCGGAGCAGGGCGCGTCAGTGACGCTGATGGCCGGTCTGCGCGGTGAGCCTCGTTATGAAGCCTTCCTCGATGCCTACCTGGACCCGGAGCGGATGGCGGAGATGCCGGACTACCTTACCGCCACCCTGGATGACGGCACACGGGTGCCGCTGTACTGGCTGGAGCGCACCGAGGTCCGTGGCGATCATGAGAAGGTGGTGCAGCGCGGTCTGGTGTCCTATGTCCGGGAGGTGACCGGCGAGACCCTGGCGCCGATGGCGGCCTGGGAACGTTTCCAGGGCTTGCCGGAATTGGCTCGCAATGCGTTCCTGCAGCGCATCTTCCTGCTGGAACTGAGGGAAGCCGGTCGCGATCAGAATGTACCCGGCGTTGATGATCAGCCGTTAAACGGGGGCTATAACCGCGGCTATGCCGCCATCAAAACCCTGTTTCCCGGCAGCGAATGGGACGGTGATGTGGCCGCCAACAGTCTGACCGTGCGCACCATGTCCGGTGGCGATATCAATGTGCTCACACCAGGTGGTGGTCTGCAGGTTGCTGCTCTGGGTGTCACCGTGCCGGATGGGGAAGGGTTGGTCACGCTGGGCAGCGGCCACATCAATGTGTTTGCCCACGACGACGTGGTGGTCAACCGCTCCCGTCTGTTGTCCTTCGTGGCGGATCAGTCCCGCCAGGGCAGCGATCAGATCATCTGGGCCACGGAAGGGGATATTGATGCCGGGCGTGGCGCCAAGACGGTACGCTTGCCCTCGGCGCCGGAAGTGGTCACCGACGCTGACGCCAATACCATCATGCGGGAACGGCCGGACATGAGTGGCAGTGGCATCGGCACCGTCGGTGATGGCGATGTCGACCTGATCGCTCCCAAGGGTACCGTCAACGCCGGCGATGCGGGAATCCGCGTGGCCGGCAATCTGAACGTGGCGGCCTATCGCGTGGTCAATGTGGACAACATCGAGGTCGGGGGCGAGTCCTCCGGTTTGCCACCGGTGATCTCGGTGAACGTGGGCGCGCTTACCGCCGCCAGTCAGGCCGCTGGCAGCGCCCAGCGAGCGGCGGAAGAGGTGACACGCCGGACTCCGCGGCGGCCGCCCTCGGTGATCTCCGTGGAGATTCTCGGTTACGGCCAGGAACGGCTGGAACCGCAACCCCGGCCGTCGCCGGTACCGGCACCACCACTGAGCTACAATCCGAACAGCGCGATCCGTGTGATCGGTGATGGTGACCTGAGTCCGCAGCAGCGCCGCGAGTTGACCATGGAGGAGCGCCGCCGCCTGTGA